A window of Phaseolus vulgaris cultivar G19833 chromosome 4, P. vulgaris v2.0, whole genome shotgun sequence genomic DNA:
atctcctgggtgcttggcttcaaaaaggaacaagaagacatccacagatgctggcaaccccaggtggtcgcacatgacttggaacgcccgcacaaacgcccagctgttgggatgaagctgggcggcggcgatattgagctcggtgagaagctccctctcaaatcgagtgaagggaaacctgagtttcaccttcttgaataaggttgtgtaaacgaagcagaagggtccACCGCTGTTtgccttgtcgtcggcgcaaactggcaggtcatgggggcaaggcagcaccgtcatcttctcgtcgttctccttgtggaatgattggtgaggctcatcccccttcgtcaatcgcaaaactgccccagcagtattcacagaagacgtttccctcaacaaggtcgagttggcccagggatatagttttttgaagtctggtgggggaacGGAGGCGCCTCCGGCGACGGGtggagtggcctgagccaagttggggcgggagggtgcaggcctctcagcctgagaagacgaagcgccgcgtgctcgcggtgggtcgtgtgcttgtgaggaagggtttcgtgatgaaggaggaggatttggggtgatctttgagcgagtcattgcgcAAGCTGCAAggggaaagaaaaggaaaaacgatcagggttcgcagaggctgactcgttCATGAGAAAAGgctgaaaaacgaacgaacgtaggttcgttgtgacgctgacagagccctaagttacgagaaaggagaaatggagaaaacaacccacaacgtatgcaccagacagttaaaggatgatgcgaatcggttaaaatgcaggaaaaatcagcagaaggaggaaaggaagtacctttttatgatcggaggAGCGATGAAGGAAGTTGTTGATTCGCGAAGTTGgagaacgttgagagcttttttgcagaagaaagttggagcgtttgagaatacgaagaaagtgatggaacagtggagcgaaaaggggtttaagggtttttcgaaatgggtttgggaagcgcaaacgttaactgaaggcaaccgttgatgaagccacgtgtcgaacgatggggaatgtttggtggagcgtcagaggagcagaaagtgcaaccgcttggaattctgcgccagtgccacatagatgacgtgactcttttagtcttttcgctggacaagtcttcgcttaagactggggggcttgtgtaccgccctggtagtcggaagtgatgacgtggcatccagctacagtataggcgtgttgacaaggcgccaggttggcagaagggaaggatgtcgaggggctcgtgaagtcgccagttattaagttggcgtgttccgatctccagcataccagaaccggcgatcaccgggttaaagatgaagtcgccagacgtaaactcaggcgaccaagtgattggagatcgccagagcaagcacatcgccagagatgaaggtggtgcagattatgaaggcggccggcgagaccacagggaaggtgtacgaaggcatcCTAACTCGCCAAGTTCTAGTAGAGAttgcgctcccaagttagctatgcactgggcagtaccatgcataagtaacttagccaaaagagagtcagaagcagcgcccaagtcaaggaggctccagatgatggcacgtgtacgactggatgcgagccacgtgtccagctgcgtaactgccaggagagagaaagtggccaggtatttaagggtttcccaacgaactttcgaggtacgcacgttcagattatactctttacgcttgcgagttcttgagcatactgtgagagagaacattgcacggttccttgagagttcttgagtgttattgctcttagtatttggtggttcagtcactgacttgggcgttggagtgcgatcggccgcagcggcgccgctctgttcttttgcaggttcttgaagtggatcgcgacgaaggacggaggtagaagcggtgcacacgtcgatccattgacgatgcaagttccaacgttctggtcaacaggcaggatcacttagACTTTTCGCTCTATTgaacaaaaacaagaaaagaaaactaagcaaatgtttttaaaaaaaatcagaaactAAGACCTATATAACTTGTAAAAACGGAAAAGATTTTGAGTATGAAAATTTCATCAATAAAAGTCTTTAAGGCTTAACCCAAGCATCTACTCTAGATATGTGTATCTTCTATCTCTTGAACTAAGcgaacaaaatattaattagaatTAAGCAAATTAACAAAGAACTTCAATTAAAGAAGAGAACTAAATCCCCAACAAGcattaaaagaaaattctttAAAAGATCATGCCTAATTCTAGAAATCATGTCATGTTATAGAAATGTAGTTTCAATATATGAGATATTTAGATTGAAAAATAAGGTTATCCAAATCAACCATTTACATAAGTTTATACATAATTACCTAGGTTTCTTATGTCCCCTCCCAAGGGTTACAAACCTATGAGTAATCACTGTTACAACATAATTATTTGATGAAGAAACAAAAGGAAAATCAATATCATTTACTTGAGTGAGAAAAACTTACCATCACTATCTTCCCCATCACTGGAAGAGAACACATATGTAGAACTTTCATCACCAACATTCCAATCATCAAATATAGGTATGTGAAACATATCCTGTAAAAGATAATAAATGTATTCAAATTGAATCAGAATAGTTAAATCATAATTATTGGCAAAAGAAAGTGACCTGCTGGTAGCCTAATAATGACTTGCATTGGTGGATCAAAAGCACCAAATTCAACATCATTAAATTTAGCACTTATTACTCTTGCAAATGTTTCTTTAGATAATCAAAGATACTTATAACTTAATGGTAAACTTGTATTTCCAAAGACATTGATTATCTCCAAGTGTAAAAAAAGATCAATATCTATAAGTTTCTCCCTAAGTTGCAATACATTAGATTATGAGCTATATTCAACCTTTGCATGTTCTCTGTTTATGATATGCACAAGATGAACCCGCATGCATATATCAAAGAGGAAAGAGTTGAGTATTGAGTGTTCACAACAAACAAGAGGTAAACATTAGAACACTTATGATAAAAAGTATTTAGACATTCTACACCTTTTTCTATAACATTTCAGGGAACAAAGTGTACTAGTAACCACAACAAATtctgaaatgattttccaatatTGTTCCTCCCTCCAAGCTAATAATGAAAGGAAATTTCTATCATTCTGATTTTATATTACTTTCTAGAAAAGAGTTGTAAAACTTGATATTTGATACCATACCACATGCCTTATTCAAACGAACAACATATGGATGTCTGACTAgcttcataataaaaatatcccTCCTGATCTtcattatcaataaaaaaaaatagcaacCATAAATCATAATTCACAAATATAATTCTTAGATTTAAATCTCATTGCCACCGTTGTACTGAAAAAACCTCTCGTATCTTAAAGTGGAAGAAACCCAATTCAAAAGCTCTTAAATTCACACTCACTCACACGAAGTTTATGTTGATCAAGGAtgatcttgaagctttgatgtctccaaatccatggtgtttgatggaaggttggAGTTGTTATGTGTGTGGGTGGGTTTTGGGTAGAATattgtgtaatccactctttgtttgaatctaaaacagtttggaatcaaaacctttttgaaaaagattgttttataaagaagtggaaaaacaacctgttgttttgtcgtttcaatcggttgtttatcactttgagGTTTTCTTAAAAGGGTTTGAAACtatttgacttggttgactttccTCTAAAGccaattcaatcgattgtttcaaggattcaaccgattgtttgttgaaaatccataacaaattttttgttatgtttgcaaatcaactttaaatgttttctaactgaataggctcctgctttaaatgtttttaacaacttttgGAGTATTTAAAGAGGTTGATATACTTTCTTAAAGTTTGATAAGAGTTTTGAGACATTTGTGAAAGTGtgaaaatagatttgagttttcaagatttgcattcaagcttttgggttttctcaaagcAATGGAATAGGATTGTTGTAATCTTTTGATTTGGTCTTCATCAGGTGTAATGCTTTCTAAATCTATTGTATTTCTGAACACTATTGTGTAAGTGCAGAATTAGTGGTTGTTCTGATTTTTGTAGTGTTTGTGTGCCAAatgaagtgtgtgtcttgaggtgttcaaggtcacttctttgggggtgtgtttgtaatttggattttgattgcatagtagataCCCAGTGATTtctggggactagatgtagctcttgggataaAAGTAAACCAGTATAAATAGCTTGTGTACTTTTCTCTTAccctaaactcatttaaattcttcttttatgttgtttttaattctgttgatataaacaaccggttgaatcgcaaaaacaaccagttgattttctGTTAATCAACTTATACATTTTTAATTGATTGTTTTCTGGATTTCTATatatgtgattctgctttgaacttcattatacgttcaaagtttgcgaaaatctttcataaacaattcacccatctcttgtttaaggtcatatattctaacaattggcatcaagagcttggtacttgaaaaatactcttaagtttgatcctaaaagtctttttcttatggctgaaaaattaccctttggggagggtgcaTCAATAAACataccacctttgttttgtggtttgaattaccaacTTTGGAACGTACGTATGaagatctttgttgaatctcttgataaaggaaaATGGGATGCATTTGAAAATTGCCCTTTTATTCCTACGCTTGAAAAGGATGATGTTTctattgaaaagccttggtcgcAATGGACCGATGCAGAAAACAAAAGAGCAAAGTTTGATTGTATTGCAAAAAGTATTATCACCTCTGCCTTAAATTCTGATGATTTTtgcagggtctctcaatgcagatcttctaaagagatgtgggatactctagaggtaactcatgaaggaacGAACGATGTAAAGAGGGCAAGGAAACATGCTTTAATcaaagagtatgagatgtttagaatgctcaagGGAGAATCAATTGCGGATGTGCAAAAGCGGTTCACTCACATtgtcaatcatctcatgagtcttggaaaggtctttgacaaagaagagttgaatatcaagattctcaaatgtcttgatagatcttgacAACCTAAAGTCACAGCTATCTCAGAATCAAGGGACTTGACATCTTTGACTACAGcctccttgtttggaaagctcagggagcatgagttggagatgaatagactcaacaTTCAAGAGAGTAAAGAAAAGCATGTAAGAAACATTGCCTTGAAAACTGCCAAGCACAAGAACAATCAAGTTTCAAGTGATGAGGGTGAAGGAAACTCTTAGTTTGTTGTccaaaaagttcagcaaattcttgaagaagaaccgcaacaaagactataataaagaaatgtatggcaacaagaaaactagtgattttaatgctaacaattatacttgttATGGTTGTGGAGAATAGAGGCACATAAAGGCTTAATGCCCAAATAAAGAGAAGAAGTCAAGAAGgaaggaaaagaaagcaaaatcaaaaagagcctacattgcttgggatgaaaatgatgtCTCTTCATCtagctcctcatcaagtgaagatgaaaaggcTAATCTGTGTTTGATGGCCAAGGAAGAGGATGATGCAAGTAATGTAAGTTCTTGtatttctttaaatgttgaaaattatagtcaacttcttcaagcttttaaagaaacataTGAGGAAGCTAATCGTTTGGCACtcttaaacaaccgattgaaagggttgaataaTTGACTTGAAAACAGAGCCAAGGCACTGGAGAAAGAGTTGgagaattcaaaaactgattttgaaaatctagaaatgCTTTACAAGAACTTTTTttgcaagtgtgactcttttgtttgtgaaaattgtgaatctcttgaaaataaggttcactaccttgtgaaaattgtggataagctttcaaagggtaaatcaacctttgagaatgtcttggcatctcaaaattgtgtttttggaaaaacaggtttaggttttaatccacagtcttctaagcattagccagctatGGGACAAGGGTTACCAAGTAACCTTCAAGCCAAAATCTTGTGAGATATGCCTACCCAATTCAAA
This region includes:
- the LOC137838228 gene encoding uncharacterized protein, which gives rise to MKIFVESLDKGKWDAFENCPFIPTLEKDDVSIEKPWSQWTDAENKRAKFDCIAKSIITSALNSDDFCRVSQCRSSKEMWDTLEVTHEGTNDVKRARKHALIKEYEMFRMLKGESIADVQKRFTHIVNHLMSLGKVFDKEELNIKILKCLDRS